The segment GGAAGCCAGGTTCGAGCCCAACAGCTACGGGTTCCGCCCGGGACGGTCCTGCTGGGATGCGATCGGAGCGATCTTCCAATCCGTCTCGAAGATGGACAAGTACGTCCTCGACGCCGACATCGCGAAGTGCTTCGACCGCATCGACCATGACGCGCTGCTCAAGAAGGTCAACGCTGGCCCGACCATCACCCGGCAACTCCGGGCGTGGCTCGAAGCCGGCATCCTCGACGGCGAGACGCTGTTCCCCTCGGAACAGGGCACCCCGCAGGGCGGGGCCATCTCGCCGCTCCTGGCCAACATCGCGCTGCACGGACTGGAGGAACTGGTCCAGGCGCGGTTCCCGAGACGACGGGAGTGGGTCAACGGAAAGGAGCAGAATATCGCACCCCCACACGTCATCCGGTACGCCGACGACTTCGTCGTCTTGCACAGGGACGAGGCGGTCGTGAGGGAGGCCCGACAGGTCATCGCGGAGTGGTTGAAAGGGATGGGGCTGGAATTGAAACCGAGCAAGACCCGGGTCGGCCACACACTTCGGGAAGTGGACGGCCGCGCCGGGTTCGACTTCCTGGGCTTCTCCGTCCGACAGTACCCCGTGGGGGCGTCGCGATCTGGTAGCAAGTCCAACGGACAGCGGATCGGCTTCAAGACCCTCATCCGACCCAGCGCGGAGGCGGTGAAACGGCACGTGGCTCGACTCCGAGAGATACTCGACCGTCACAGGAATGCCCCGCAGGAGGCCCTCATCGGCCACCTGAACCCGGTCATTCGCGGGTGGTCGATGTACTACTCGACGGTGGTCAGCAGCCAGACCTTCTCGAAGGTCCATCACGTGCTGTTCCAGATGCTCCGCGGCTGGGCCAACCGGCGGCACCCGAACAAGGGCGGTCGGTGGGTCGGACGGAAGTACTGGCGGGCCGGCGACGGCCTCGGCTGGATCTTCAAACCGCCCGGGAAGGCGGTCCGACTTGCCAGCCACATGGACACGAACATCGTGCGCCATGCCAAGGTACAGGATGCCCGCAGCCCGTTCGATGGCGACTGGGTTTACTGGGGTAGCCGACTGGGGCGATACCCGGACGTGTTCCCGGCGGTCGCGAGACTGCTGAAGAACCAGAAGGGTCGGTGCCCGCGGTGCGGACTGTTCTTCAAGCACGATGACGAGACGTGCGTCGATCACATCCAGCCGAAGTCCCAAGGCGGGGCGGCCGGTGGGTCGAACATCCAGCTCTTACATCTGCACTGCCACCAGGGGAAGACGGCGGAGGACCGCCGTCGAGGTGTGAATGACAATCACCGAGTAACTGAGGAGCCGGATGAGGCGAAAGTCTCACGTCCGGTTCTGAAGCCGAGTCGGAGTGGCGACACTCCGGCTTAGGGTAACAACACCACGCGGTCGAGCCGGCCGGGAAGGGCCCGGTCGTCGTCGCCCTGGACGAGTCTGGGAGCATGGCCGGGGACAAGATCCACACGGCCAAGGCGCTGGCCCTGGCCCTCGCCGGGATCGCCCGCCAGCAACGTCGGTGGTGCGCGTTGATCGCGTACAGCGGCGACTCGGGCGAACGGCTGTTGCCGCTCCCCCCGGGCCGGTGGGACGAAACGAAGTTGCTGGACTGGCTGTCGGCGTTTATCGGGTGTGGGTCCGACATTGATGTCCCGGTCCGCGAGATGCCGCGGATGTACGCCGCCCTGAAGGCTCCGCCGGGGGTCACCGACCTGGTGTTCGTGACCGACGCCCGGTGCCGGTTGCCGGCGGACGTCCAGAAGGGCTTTCTGGATTGGAAGCGATCGGTCCAGGCCCGGCTCGTCAGCCTGGTCGTCGACAACCCGCCCGGCGACCTGAGCGCGATCAGCGACGAGGTTCACGCGGTCCGGTCCCTGGCCCCGGACGCGGCCGCCGTCGGCCGGGTGCTGTCGCTCTGATGACCCGTGTCGTTCGTCCGGCCCGGTCGCGACCCGCCCGCGTGGCGGGACCGCGGCCGGGCCGATCCTTTTCCCCTCGCCCCGTTCCCCAGGAGTGTAACCCATGACGACGAACCCGCCCGCCCCGTTCCCGGTCGCCGCCGGCGCCCGCCTGCTCGGGGAGGTGATCGCGTGGACGTGTTCGGGGGTGGCCGTCACCCACCCGGCCCTGGTCGCCGCCCTCCGGGACGCCGGGCTGGACGACGGGGTGGCCCGCGAACTCGCCCCCAAGCACGCGTTCACCCGGGCGTGCAAGAAGCTGTCCGACCAGCGGATCATCCGCCAGGTGGCCGAGGACGCGGCCACCGTCCGGTTCCAGTTCACCCACGAGAGCCGGGACGGGGACCGGTTCGCGTACACCCTGGAGACCCTGCTCGCCCTCGACAAGACCACGGGCCAGGTCACCTGCGACCTGCCCGGGCTGGCGACCCTGGCCCAGGAGCACCTCGACCACGCGATCGACGCGCGTTCGGGCGCCGACGTGACCCGCGTCATTCAGAAGTTGTTCGACCGGCACGCCGACCTGTTCCCGGTGCGGCCCCAGGGCGGCGTCTATTTCATGCCGGACCGGCACACCGGGTTCGTCGACCGGGTGCAGGCCATGCTCGGGCGGATCAACGGCCAGATCCTGCGGTTCCCGGTCCCCGGCGGGACGCCCGAGGGGGACCGGAGCGTCAAGGAGTCGGTGGCCGCCGGGCTGGCCGCCCTGGTCGACGACCACCGCAAGGCGGTCGCCCAGTTCGGGGACGACACCCGGGACGAGACGCTCAAGCGGGCCGCGAGCAAGATCCGGGTGACGCAATTCAAGATCCAGGCGTACGCCGAGTATCTGAGCGACGAGAAGGCCAAGCTCGACCGCGAGCTGACGGCCGCCCGGGACGCGTTGCGGCAGAAGGTCGAGCGGCTGGCCGCCGTCCTGGCCGTCGCGTGACCCCCCGTTTCCCACCGCCCGGAGACCGATCCTGTCTGTGTCCCCCGAAGCCGGGCCGGTGCCCGCCCGCGACGTGCTGTTCGTGTCGACCCCGACCCTGTGGCCGGGGTGGCCGTTTCTCCCGGTCGTCCGCCGGGCGGCGGACCGGGAGGAGGAGTTGGGAGTCGTGTTCGACGCCCTCGGGGCGTGCGGGCTGACCGGGTACCGCGCGACCGTATTCCACGGCAACCTGTTCGCCCTACCGCCGACCGTGGCCGCCCTGCTGGCCCTCCCGCGGGAGGTGTACGACGCGCCCGAGGAGGTCGTCCACCACGGGTGGCGGGTCGATTGAACCCCGAACGGAGGTGACCGCCGTGATCGTGTGGAGTCGCGGGTCGGCCCGGGCGTTCCGGGCCCTGGCCCGCAAGTGTGTGGCCGGGCGGCCCCGGGGGCCGGCCCCGGTGGTCGTGTTCGAGGTCCGGGCCGGCACCCTGACCGTGTGGACGCGGACGGCCGACGCCGGGCTCGCGTACACCGCCCCGACCGACGGGACCGACCGGCGGCTATTGGTCCCGATGGCCACGCTGGCGGATGTCGAGGGAGGTGGGGACGAGCCGGTCGAGTGGGGAGTGGAAACCCCGCTCACGGGCACCGCCCG is part of the Fimbriiglobus ruber genome and harbors:
- a CDS encoding DUF6744 family protein — protein: MTTNPPAPFPVAAGARLLGEVIAWTCSGVAVTHPALVAALRDAGLDDGVARELAPKHAFTRACKKLSDQRIIRQVAEDAATVRFQFTHESRDGDRFAYTLETLLALDKTTGQVTCDLPGLATLAQEHLDHAIDARSGADVTRVIQKLFDRHADLFPVRPQGGVYFMPDRHTGFVDRVQAMLGRINGQILRFPVPGGTPEGDRSVKESVAAGLAALVDDHRKAVAQFGDDTRDETLKRAASKIRVTQFKIQAYAEYLSDEKAKLDRELTAARDALRQKVERLAAVLAVA
- the ltrA gene encoding group II intron reverse transcriptase/maturase yields the protein MNTDLNPMYRWEALPWRQIERDVFKLQKRIYRASARGDSQTVRTLQRLMINNRAAKLLAVRRVTQDNRGKNTAGVDGVSALAPEDRLELADGLKVGAEATPVRRVYIPKPGSEELRPLGIPTLHDRALQTLVRFALEPEWEARFEPNSYGFRPGRSCWDAIGAIFQSVSKMDKYVLDADIAKCFDRIDHDALLKKVNAGPTITRQLRAWLEAGILDGETLFPSEQGTPQGGAISPLLANIALHGLEELVQARFPRRREWVNGKEQNIAPPHVIRYADDFVVLHRDEAVVREARQVIAEWLKGMGLELKPSKTRVGHTLREVDGRAGFDFLGFSVRQYPVGASRSGSKSNGQRIGFKTLIRPSAEAVKRHVARLREILDRHRNAPQEALIGHLNPVIRGWSMYYSTVVSSQTFSKVHHVLFQMLRGWANRRHPNKGGRWVGRKYWRAGDGLGWIFKPPGKAVRLASHMDTNIVRHAKVQDARSPFDGDWVYWGSRLGRYPDVFPAVARLLKNQKGRCPRCGLFFKHDDETCVDHIQPKSQGGAAGGSNIQLLHLHCHQGKTAEDRRRGVNDNHRVTEEPDEAKVSRPVLKPSRSGDTPA